tgcaaaatatgttttttattcaTGTGCAAAACTTCCTTTGTTTTATACCGAAGCACCATGACCATGGTTACAATGgtaaaaattttattgttgatatatttAGTTAGTCCTTATATTATTCGAACATTTTTACTGAAGAAATCATAAAATGTGTTCGTAAGAGAATTGAAATCCTGATTATGATGATTTTGGTTATATTATTTGGTTACTGAAATCATACGGAATAAAAGCTATGAAGATTTTTTAAGAAAACTCGTTCAAATCGGCTACCTGTTTCTCATATGGATAGGAACAATGAGACAGAATGACCTGCAAGGTCTCCTGATCTTTCTATGGGGATACCTGAAGAGCAATGTCTTTGTTACGAGACCTGGAGTCCTCTACACCACAACCATTGACAGATTGTAAATGAGAAACATTCctcatatgtaattaaataaattcaatttaatgcATAAACTGAGAGAAAACAATTCAATCACTAAAAATATTCACTTGTGTAAAAGCCAGCAAAGTTATACTGTGATGTGCtattcacaaaaataagaaattcACAGAGACGCCGAATTAAATTAAAGAGTGAGAACTTCGCTGAAcgtaaatgtaaaaatatgctCTTTCGGATGATATTAAAAAACAACGGGTGCCATTCGAAATTGTTCTCGATGACATCATAACTCGTACAAGAGTCTAAAAAATATTGTTTCCATAAAATATTCCTCTCTAAATACAAAATTTGACGTATCTTAGTTATTTTATTCAAAATCTTCTGATTCAatcttaattattgtaattttgaaaatccTTCATACATAGTCCAAaagaaacaaatgtagttctGTCTTCATTGCATTTACCGGtaggtatttaaaaataaatatcctaCACTTAGGCTCGACCATCTAGTTTTTATGCTCTTAGTAGTTTCAACATGTCTTGAATTAGTGGAATTATTCAAAAAATAAAAGCGCAACACGTTTTCCTTTTCTCATTGTTGTGTCTTAGAGGTCACCATTGATATTTACTTTGTATATAATGTCTGACAAGTCCCCAAAACAAGAAAACCAATGAAGTAAGGTCAGGAGATTTAGTGTGCCAGAGATTTGTACAGAAAATTTCAAACGCAATGGAGGGTATAACAACTATGCCTACAAACTACAACTGCTTTAGAAAATCACGCTCCAAGACTCACTCCTCATGACTGAAGGAAAGTAGCCCCGCGCAAAATTGCTCACCCAAATTACACAAGAAGTTAGTTTTGCCAATATGGTGTTCCTATTGGATGAAACAAGTCTTCAATATTAATGGGAAGAGGAGTAGGCACAATTGTCTAATGTGGAGTAAAAAGGATCTACACGAGACGATAGATCAAgcatttccaactgctggctcTGTGACGTTACATGTCTCTGCTCTCGAGCTCCTTGAGAGGAGTACCATACCTATAAGAGCAAAGTAGGAggagtggcagtggaagggatggagatgtttaaatagcggagacacaacagtaccctccctcacgtgctctacTAACTCTGCTCCGAGAGGGGAAACGCGCTCCGACGTCATAGGTTGTCCAGTTGTCCCAAGGTTAATATGCAAGGTGTTCTTACAGGGTCATCATAAGATGGATCCTAGAGGATATTGATAAATTGACTTAAAGCAACAATTCCTGACTATGGAACATGAATCTTTCCGTATATGCAAACGATATTTAATActtattttacttgtatttcaGGTGATCCAAGAACGGAAGACACAGCTTCTTGGCAACGGGGATAAGATGCAAGGATATTCAGGAAGCGAAGACGAAGTCATAGGTAATAAGCGTAACACATTATTTGATATATAGTTTATTTCGATACTCTTGCATTTTACGTTCTAGTACCTCAATAATTTTACGCAATTTCACTACTTTATTTCAACAAACTccatgagaaaaaaaaacagtgataATGCAAAGAATTCTATTTAGAAATTTCCAAGCGGTCACATTAAATCATAAGTGAACATTTCAGCACATTGTTAGAATTTACCCTGATAAAATTATGGCATTTATCTGGCAGCGATTATTTGTTTAAATGAATCATTGAAAGCAAGACTTCGGTAATTTCAGTTACTGTGTAAAAATTATAGGAGTAGACTacatatggaatttgtgtgacaccgtttatttataaataaaaatagtatgccaaagaaagagaagaagaaaaacagaaaagaacTGCTTTATTTAGTTATCCATTTACTGAAAACGACAAAGTTTTAGGATTACATGTGAAAACATTAAAAGTTGTTTCCAGGTTCATTATTAGAGAATGATATGCAGAGTAAATGCTAACGAATTACATTTATTTGTGAAATAATATTAACTTGAAAAGTCTGTTAATAGAATTTACACTCATTCCAggtaagaagaaaagaaaggcaTTCTTGGACCTCCTCCTAGAAGCATCACTTGGCGGAGTTAAACTCACAGACACGGAGCTCAGAGAGGAAGTGGACACCTTCATGTTCGAGGTACAGAACACCCCCAACAAAGTTCATCAAATCACAATAACATACTCTATGGATTGCACAATTAAGCATGTTAAATTTCGTGACTATATCTTAGTCcttctattaaaaaaaagtaattcacTAGTTACGTGAAAAATCACTTATCAGACTGTAGAGCCGTGAGACGGGAAGAAGCTTATACGCAAGAGCTGGATCTTTAGTACGGAGAGACAGTGTAGGGGCCACTTTTGAAagccattctttctcaacatttctctcgctttgatccCTATCTatcttgaaaaataaaaaagtttgtcgcttaccaacttttgaaggtgtaaatgtctattctgaacagatcacatctaagtttctatttttttctcacttttcaaaataaaattttgtttagatttttttctatgctttccttaaacattaagatataaattagaaaaaaactaCAACACGATTGATTGACAATCATATgggctacgacatgataaatgtttaacGGAGTGGGAAATATCGTATAATAGAGCCTTACGTTAAAGCAGTTCGTTTACCGATCCCTtacgattctttccgaagttttacgaacgtgaacatacgtcaccaaatacgtcACTACTGACATCGAAATGGCGTTAGCCGTATAGCGGGCGaagagagtgcgaaaactctctaataAGTCCGTAACTGATCATAGGTTTACTGCCACAAACATGAAAAATGTAAACTATAATGATTTAGAGGAGTTATTGGTCCACTTGTATTCTATAagtacataataggcctatgctaTCTTTCTTTAATTGCAGGGGCATGATACGACAAGCGCTGGGATGAACTGGGCGCTCTATATGCTGGGGCTGCATCCAGAAGTACAAGTAAGCAAACATTATACgagtattataaaattatatttgaggaTGAACGATGGCATTCTTATTGACATTATGACCAAGTGTGTGGTACGGTCTGTCGATTCAGCTTGGACGGCTTTACGGATTCGATGGAGTCCCAGTGCCCTCCATCGCTCTCAAAGCGTGCTACAGCCAACTGCACGTCAGTCAAAATACTAGATCACCCTGCACTGTTATagggaatcatcatcatcatcatcatcatcatcatcatcatcatcatcatcatcatcatcatcatcatcatcagtaatgTTCATTCGTCACTACTTTCTATACAGTAAATACATTCTAGCGACCAGTGTTGACAACTGAAGTAGCCTATATACGGAAAATCGCCAAAAACCAGTTCAAAATTCGCTAGGTGCCGGTACCTTATTATTAAAGAccggcacaatatgaagaaaattttgtcgCAATAAGGATATATGAAATAACCATTCGAGTAGTGTAATATCTTCGTTTCTAAATCATTTGGAGCAGGTTTACatcataatttacaaaataagcgtTTAGGTATTTATAGTTCTGCCTATATTTAATATGCGActaaacaaaaaacaataaaCCTGTATAATTGAATAGTTTAACAGCATTATCAAATTCTTACCTCAGTGCATGAACCAGgtaagtcaatttttttaaactggagaaagaaaaaaaatttcctaCATTGGCTGGACTCAACACTAGTTCCAACACAAAACAAGTATaacttatttgtattttttgcaAAAATTATACCTTCTATAAGTTAATGTTGTTTTGTGCGACGAAAATACCATGAAGTTCCAAAAAAGAGGAGACATTAAGTAGACAGAAAAATTTTGATTAAAACCgtttaaaaaagtaatttataatttaaaagtaGCCAGTAACAGCATATTCTCGAAAAATCAAACTTGTATACGAGAGGAAGGTCAAAACTTTCAACATCTACTTTAAGTTGGGTTTCACACTCCATTTCTGCTTCTCGCCGTTGTAGATAGCATTTTACCTGTCGCCCGAGAGCCAGATCCCGTGCTACGGCagctatatattatattaaggaTTCTGTACAATTACTCTCCTTGAGATAAGAAGACACGAGGGAAACTATGAAAACAGTGTTAAAAACTgaatgaattaaaatatcataGTACTAAAATATCGTATTTCATTCTTATAGTAAAGATGCCACAATATTAATACAAATTCAGAATTTCTCCATGTCGGAAGCACACGGTATTACAGAATGAATCAAGATAATTTCTGACTAGTGATAATTATTTCGATATCCTTCTAGGTAAAGGCGTTTGAAGAGCAGGAGCGAATCTTCCAAAGCTCCACCCGCAGTGCTACGATGAAGGACCTGAGCGAGATGAAGTATTTGGAACAGGTGATCAAGGAATCTTTAAGACTGTACCCCAGCGTGCCTTTCATCGGGAGAGTCCTCAACGAAGATGTTCAAATAGGTAAGAAAGATCTGTTCAGCTGCTTGAAAGTCACGGTCATGACGTTAACAGTATTCATGAACTATTGTCGAAAATGGCCagaaagttatttaaatatgcgATCCTGGTTACATGATTTGTATATCttaaaaatgcaggtagtaggctattgatgatatgaatgagaagagttcggccggtaccgtggatcgtgtcctggcATAGTTGGAAAAAGCGCTCAGCGCGCGGAGCTGAGAGGtctcgggtttgattcccggtgtcggaacgaatttttctcaatttaatagaTATATACTAATATGTATTTACTTTCCAGGTGGTTATACACTTCCTGCTGGGTGTATTTTGACCCTTCACATCTATCAGGTTCATCGCAATCCAAAACAATTCCCCAACCCCCATAAATTTGACCCCGACATCTTCCTACCAGAGAGGATAGCCAAGAGGCACCCCTACGCCTACGTCCCATTCAGTGCTGGGCCCAGGAATTGCGTGGGACAGAAGTTCGCTCTTCTGGAGGAGAAGACGGTGTTATCCTACATGCTTCGAAACTTCAAATGGAGTTCTCTGGATGAGGTAGAAGATATAAAACTTGTTGCGGAACTTGTACTCAGACCTGAGAATGGAATACGCCTCAAAATTACCAAGAGGGGCGACAAGCGACTGTGAGGCAATCCGACAGAGTGGTGAATGTGCTCATGTGTGCGTGTCGTAACTCTAAGCTCATGGTTTTGTATGGGTGTGTGTAATAACGCGATAATAATCGTGTAGGGGGCGGATTTTTATGACCCAAAATTTAAGAATAATACTGAATATATACTACTCGTACCAATACCTGTGTGTAAGAATAAGCCAGGAAAGCACATTTAAAATTCAAAGTCTTAGCTGAACTCATGCTttttcaaattaataattttctgtgTAAACTGTGCACCACAGGTTCTGCCGCCTGCTTTGTGTGTACTACACAAGATGTACCGAAAAATGTGGAAGAAACTTCAtgtatggattcctcatatgtataGAAAAAATGGTTGTACAATATGAGTTCGGTAGTGCTTGGTTTCTGAGTAGGGTCTGCAATTATGATTATAGTGCATTCCACGACGTTCGTTTACTGGAATAATTATGAcgcattctgtttacatttccttagattaactgttcaaaatgtcgatATCCTGTCTGAATATAGGCCGCAGTTCGTCGTCTCATCGAGATCCGAATATAACttgcctccacgctcaccagattTCAACCGATTGCACTTCTTTCTGTAGCTGTGGGGGCATTTACATTTTTTGGTGTTATTCGACAATGAAGGAACTCTCCGTCAGCGGATTCTGCAAAGATGTCAGAAAACAAGAACTATGCCAGGAATGTTGGAATCTCGATGAGACGACGAGGTGTGAACTGTATTCAGGCAGAAGGTAAACATTTTCagaaattgaggagcgtttttgcaaaagttgatagatgcagaaattttcgaaaatgagttatatatggatatcgtatgttttatagctccggaatcgatctatgaactTAGATTTAGcgaaacttgattcataccgtgtGTAGAGACTAcaaaaccttccaggttttttcaaaactcgatagatgctgTCACTTAGTTAAAGCAAAACTCGATAGATACTCGAGTCCTTAGTTGAAATATATGCAGGGTCAAATAAAATAGTTTTGAACATAGTA
This region of Periplaneta americana isolate PAMFEO1 chromosome 13, P.americana_PAMFEO1_priV1, whole genome shotgun sequence genomic DNA includes:
- the LOC138712137 gene encoding cytochrome P450 4C1-like; amino-acid sequence: MDAGLLLVAALIVLATWYFFLRDSKRAQFVRTVNLLPGPKSYPIIGTLLPIISAKRSDVFKVADKIINKYKPLFRSWMGGYAEINIIEPEHLEVIMSSSRHLQKSFAYEFMHPWIGTGLLTSTGQKWHTHRKMITPTFHFKILDSFVEVFAEKSEILVDKLQKEVGSQGFDVYPYITRCALDIICETAMGTPVFAQDDVETEYVKAVYEMSEVLVERMQRPWLHNEFLFKLSARGRRHDRCLRMLHGFTSKVIQERKTQLLGNGDKMQGYSGSEDEVIGKKKRKAFLDLLLEASLGGVKLTDTELREEVDTFMFEGHDTTSAGMNWALYMLGLHPEVQVKAFEEQERIFQSSTRSATMKDLSEMKYLEQVIKESLRLYPSVPFIGRVLNEDVQIGGYTLPAGCILTLHIYQVHRNPKQFPNPHKFDPDIFLPERIAKRHPYAYVPFSAGPRNCVGQKFALLEEKTVLSYMLRNFKWSSLDEVEDIKLVAELVLRPENGIRLKITKRGDKRL